The nucleotide sequence CGGCCCGCGGTTCCCTGCGTACCCGCTTCAACGCCCTTCTGAACCCCTTCGCGGCCCGGCCCGGCCGGACGAAGATGGCCATGGCCACCGGCGCGGTCTGCTGCCTCGGCCTGGTGGGCGGCTTCACCCAGATCGGCGCCCGCCCGGCGGGCGACACCCCGAACCCGGCGGCCTCGGCCGAGATGGCCGAACGCGCGGCCGTCGACGCCGCCTCCCGCGGCCTGGCCCGCGAGAGCACCGCCCCGGCAACCCCGAGCGCCAGCCCCTCGGCCACCCCCTCCGCCACGGCGAAGCCCAAGCCGAAGGCGAAGCCCAAGCCCCGCCGGATCGTCCCGGTCGCCGGCCTGGACCAGACCCAGATGAACAACGCCAAGAAGATCGTGCAGGCCGGCCGGGAGATGGGCGTGCCGCGTCGCGGCCTGGTCATCGCGGTGGCCACCGCCATGCAGGAGAGCACCCTGCTCAACTACGCCAGCGCCGTGCTGCCCGAGTCGCAGAACTACCCGCACCAGGCCATCGGCTGGGACCACGACTCGGTCGGCCTGTTCCAGCAGCGGCCGAGCAGCGGCTGGGGCACCGTCGAGGAGCTGATGGACCCGGAGTACGCCACCAAGGCGTTCCTCTCCGCCCTGGAGGAGATCCCCGGCTGGCAGGACCTGCCGCTCACGGTCGCCGCCCAGACCGTTCAGGTCTCCGCGTTCCCCGACGCGTACGCGCAGCACGAGTGGCGCGCCAACGCGGTGGTGAAGGAGATCCTGGGCTGACCCACCTTCCCGGGTTGCCGCGGTGCGGGTCCGGGTACCAGGGACTTGCCGGTCCCGGGTACAACATGAGGGGGACCGCGGACAGGAGGACGTCATGTCACTGATGCAACGCCTCAGCGCCTTCCTGCGGTCGCCTCGCGGTCAGCAGCTGGTCGACCGTGGCCGGCGCGAGCTGGCCAAGCCGGAGAACCAGGCGAGGCTCAAGCAGCTCGCCACCCGGCTGTCGTCCCGCCCGCGCTGACCGCCCCCGCCCCCGCTGCACCGACCCCCGGGAGCCCCTCGTGACCGACCCCGCCCCCGTCGACGGCGAACCCACCCTTCCCCCGAAGCCGGCCGCGCCGGTGGAGGCGCCCGAGGCGCCACCGGCCCGGCTCTGGGACCGGATGCGGGACGACCCGCAGTACGCGCCGGAGCACCTGGCCCTGGAGGCGGTGCGCCGGCTGGGGCCGGAGGCGGCGCAGTGGGCCGAGCGGGAGCGGGCGCAGCGGCCGGACGTCCCCACCGACGAGCTGGCCGACCAGGCGGTGCGCAAGTTCGTCAACCACGCCCGGCTCTCCGGGGCGGTCTCCGGGGCGGCCGGGTTGCCCGGCGCGGTGATCGACGTGGGCGTGCTGGCCTGGACCCAGGCCCGGCTCGTGCTGCACGTGGCCGCCGCGTACGGGGTCGACCCGGTCCACCCCGACCGGGCCACCGACCTGCTCGTGCTCCAGCGGGTGCACAAGGTCGCCGAGAGCGCCCGCCTCGCTCTCGGGGTGGCCGCCGGCCGGGAACGGGCCGGCGCGCTGTTCGGGATGGGCGGGCAGAACCCGCTGGGCCGGGTGATGCTCCAGCTCGGCGTCCGGCTGGCCCGGATGGCCGGGGTGCGTGCCGCCAAGCGGGTGTTCGCCAAGGTGATCCCCGGCGCCGCGATCATCCTGGGCACCTGGGCCAACTCGTCGGCCACCAGGGACCTCGCCGACCGGGCCCGCGCCCTCTACCGGGGTGGCCCGCGCCAACTGCCCGGCCCGCGCCGGCCCTGACCGCGGCGGGGACCGGGTCGGCGCGGTCGCGTACCGCCGCCCTCGCCCCTCGGTGAACCGGCGTCAGCGTCGCCAGGGCGCCGGCTGGCCGTGCAGCCACCACTGCAGCGCCCGGGTGATCCGGGGCAGCACCAGGTACGTCATGAGCGGCGTCAGGCAGAGCGTCATGAGCAGCGTCCGCGCCGCCAGCGGCACGTCGGCGAGGAACCGCGCGGTGAGCAGGGTGGCGGTGAGGCTGAGCGGGAAGAACGCCAGCCAGATGGTGACCGCCTGCTTCCACCGCGGCGGGGCCGCCGGCGTGGCCGGCTCGGCGTCGCCGGCCGCGAACGTCTCGACCACGTGGTCCACCGGCGGATCGAACCAGCCCTCGATGCCGGTGCGGCGCTCGACGCGGGTGTGCTCGACGATGCCCTGCGCCGAGGTGAGCCACCAGTGCCGCTGCGGGGAGTCCTCCCAGCCGCGCAGCGTGTCCTGGTTCGCGAAGCGGTACATGACGTGCCACTCGGGCGACCCCGGCGCGCTGCGGACGAAGCCGGCACCCAGGAAGCCCGGGAAGCTCTCGGCCAACGCCGTACCGGCCCGGATCCACGCCACCATCTCGTCGGTGCGCGCCGGGTCGGCGCGCCGCGAGACGGCGACGGTCACCGGCACCGCGTGCGTCGTGGTCATGTCCGTCCTTTCCGCCGCCGTCGGGATCTCCGCCGGTCGCCGCAGACCGGTGTAACGCACCGTCCGCTCGGGCGCATCCGCCGAGTACCCGCCTGGTGTCCGGGATCACCGGCCGCGCGGGGAGAGCCGGTTAGCCCGCGCCGTGCGGGGGTAGCCCGGGGGAATGACGCGATCACAGCCCCGCCGCCGGGTCAACGCCGCGTACAGCGCGCTGAACCTGCGGCTTGTGCTCGCCCTCTTCGGCCTGGTCACCATGACCGTCTTCGCGGTGCTCGCGTTCGCCGCCGGCGTGACCTGGCTGGGCGTTGTCTGCGCGATCCTCGCCGCGGTGGCCGTGGTCGACCTGGTCGTCATCCAGCGCCGCCGCGCCGCGCGCCACCGGGAGGAGCCGGGCGCGCGGCACTCGCTGTTCGAGTGACAGGAGTACGACATGCCCATCGCCACCACCAATCCCGCCACCGGACAGGTGCTCAAGACGTACGACCCGATGTCGGACGAGCAGATCGACGCGGCCATCGAGCGCGCCGACCTGGCCTTCCGGCAGTTGCACGGGACCACGATCGCCGAGCGGGGCCGGTGGATGATCGCCGCGGCCGACCTGCTGGAGGCCGAGCGGGACGAGACCGCGCGGCTCATGACCACCGAGATGGGCAAGACGTACGCCGCGGCCAAGGCGGAGGTCACCAAGTGCGCCATCGCCTGCCGCTTCTACGCCGACAACGCCCCGCGGATGCTCGCCGACGAGCCCGCCGACGCCGCCGCGGTCAAGGCCAAGCGGGCGTACGTCCGCCACCAGCCGATCGGCCCGGTGCTCGCCGTGATGCCGTGGAACTTCCCGCTCTGGCAGGTGATGCGGTTCGCCGCGCCGGCCCTCATGGCCGGCAACACCGGGCTGCTCAAGCACGCCTCCAACGTCCCGCAGACGGCCCTCTACCTGGAGGAGCTGTTCCGCCGCGCCGGCTTCCCCGAGGGCGCGTTCACCACCCTGCTGGTCGGCTCCGACGCGGTGGACCGGATCCTCAGCGACCCCCGGGTCCGCGCCGCCACGCTCACCGGCAGCGAGCGGGCCGGCCGCTCGATCGCCCAGATCGCCGGGCGGGAACTCAAGAAGACAGTGCTGGAATTGGGCGGCAGCGACCCGTTCGTGGTGATGCCCTCGGCCGACCTGGACAAGGCCGCCGAGGTGGCCACCACCGCCCGCTGCCAGAACAACGGCCAGTCCTGCATCGCCGCCAAGCGGTTCATCGTCCACACCGACGTCTTCGACGCCTTCGCCGAGAAGTTCGCCGCCCGGATGTCGGCGCTGCGCGTCGGCGACCCGATGGACGGGAACACCGACGTCGGCCCGCTGGCCAGCGAGGGCGGCCGGGACGAGATCCACGCCCAGGTGCAGGACGCGGTCGACAACGGCGCCACCGTGCTGTGCGGCGGCGAGAAGCCCTCCGGAGAGGGCTGGTACTACCCGCCGACCGTGGTCACCGACCTGCGGCCCGGCATGCGGATGTGGTCCGAGGAGGTGTTCGGCCCCGTGGCCGGCCTCTACCGGGTCGGCTCCTACGAGGAGGCCATCGAGGTCGCCAACGGCACCAACTTCGGCCTCGGCTCCAACGCCTGGACCAGCGACCCCGCCGAGCAGGAGCGCTTCGCCGTCGACCTGGACGCCGGCAACGTCTTCATCAACGGCATGACCACGTCCTATCCGGAGCTGCCGTTCGGCGGCGTGAAGAACTCCGGGTACGGGCGCGAGCTGTCCGCCGTGGGCATGCGCGAGTTCTGCAACACCAAGACCGTCTGGGTCGGTAAGGGGGAGGCCGGCGCCGGCGCCGGGTCGCACTCCGAGTAGTCGCGATTGGCCGGACGCCGTCATGGGTAGGACATCCGCCCATGACGGTGTTCGGCTTCCACGCGTCCCACGAGCAGATCCACCCGGCCAAGCTGCTGGCGGCGGTGACCCACGCCGAACGGGCCGGCTTCGACGCCGCCATGTCGTCGGACCACTTCTCGCCGTGGAGCGCCCGGCAGGGCCACTCCGGCTTCGCCTGGTCCTGGCTCGGCGCCGCCCTCCAGGCCACCAACCTGCCGTTCGGCGTGGTCAACGCGCCCGGCCAGCGCTACCACCCGGCCATCATCGCGCAGGCCATCGGCACCCTCGCCGCCATGTACCCGGGCCGGTTCTGGGCCGCCCTCGGCACCGGCGAGGCGAGCAACGAGCACATCACCGGCGGCGGCTGGCCGCGCAAGGACGTCCGCGCCGCCCGGCTGCGGGAGTGCGTGGACGTGATCCGGGCGCTGCTCGCCGGCGAGGAGGTCAGCCACGACGGCCTGGTCACCGTCGACCGGGCGAAGCTGTGGACCCGGCCCGAGCAGCCGCCCGCCCTGATCGGCGCGGCCGTCAGCGTCGAGACCGCCCGGTGGTGCGCCGAGTGGGCCGACGGCCTCATCACGGTCAACGCGCCGGTGGCGCACCTGCGGCGGATGATCGACGCCTACCGGGACGCCGGCGGGCGCGGGCCGCTGCACCTCCAGGTGCACGTGAGCTGGGCGCCCGACCAGGCCGAGGCCGAGGCCGTCGCGTACGACCAGTGGCGCAGCAACGTCTTCGCCCCGCCGGTCTGCTGGGACCTGGAACTGGCCGACCACTTCGACGCGGTCAGCGAGGACGTGCCGCTGGAGAAGGTCACCTCGGTGGTCAACGTCTCCGCCGACCTCGGCCGCCACGTCGGCTGGCTGGAGGAGTACGTGGCGCTGGGCTTCGACCAGATCGCCCTGCACCACGTCGGGCAGGAGCAGCGCGCGTTCATCGACACGTTCGGCACCGAGGTGCTGCCGAAGCTGCGTACCGCCTCGTGATCACGCCGCGGCCCCGGGCCGCCTAGGCTCGTACCCCATGGAAGCTCTGATCGAGGTCGTGGTCTTTCTCGCGATCGCGACCTTCGGCGCGGCGCTGGCCCGCCGGCTCGGCCTGCTGGCGCCGATCCTGCTGGTCGTGCTCGGCCTCGGCCTGTCCTTCGTGCCCGGCTTCCCGGAGGTGCGCCTCGACCCGGAACTGGTGCTGGTGGGCATCCTGCCGCCGCTGCTCTACGTGGCCGCACTGAAGACGTCGGTCCCGGCGTTCCGGCTGAACCTCCGGCCGATCCTGCTGCTCGCCGTCGGGCTGGTGCTCTTCACCGCGTTCGTGGTCGGCACCGTCGTCCACCTGATCCTGCCCGGCGTGCCGTACTCGATCTGCCTGGCCCTCGGCGCGGTCGTGGCGCCGCCGGACGCGATCGCCGCCACCGCGGTGGCCCGGCGGGTGGGCCTGCCCCGCCGGGTCGTGACGATCCTGGAGGGCGAGAGCCTCGTCAATGACGCCACGGCGCTGGTGCTGCTGCGGGTGGCGGTCGCCGCGGCCACCGCGGCCGGCGGTCACGTCGGGGTCGGCGCGGTCGCCCGCGAGGTGCTCGTGTCGGCCGGCGGCGGCGTCCTCGTCGGGCTGCTCGGCGTGGTGGTCTTCGGCGCCCTGCACAAGCGGATCACCGATCCCGTGCTGGACAACGCGCTGTCGCTGATCGTGCCGTTCGCGGTGGTCTTCGCCGCCGAGGAGATCCACGCCTCCGGCGTGGTCGCCGTGGTGGTGACCGGGCTCGGCATCGGGCACAAGCAACCGCTGCTCATGTCGGCCGCCTCCCGGCTCCAGGTGGGCGCGTTCTGGCGGCTCATCCAGTTCCTGCTGGAGGGGCTGGTGTTCCTGCTGGTCGGCCTGCAACTGCCCGAGGTGCTCCGCGACCTGGACGAGCCGGCCGGCCGGCTCGTCGGGGTCACCGCCGCGGTGCTGGCCGCCGTCGTGCTGGCCCGGTTCGTCTGGCTCCTTCCGGCCACCTACCTGGGCCGGCTGGTGCCCCGGGCACGCCGCCGGGAGACGTCGACGCCGGTGCAGGTCCCCCTCGTCATCGGCTGGGCCGGGATGCGCGGCGTGGTCACCCTCGCCGCCGCGCTCGCGCTGCCGCTCACCCTGGCCGACGACCGGGCCTACCCGCGGCAGCTGTTCATCTGGCTGGCGTTCGCCGTCATCGTGGTGACCCTGGTCGCGCAGGGCGCCACCCTGCCGGCCGTGGCCCGCGCGGCGAAACTGCCGCCGGACGACCCGGTGCAGGACGCGCTCTCCGCCGCCGCCGTGCAGCAGCAGGCCAGCCGGGCCGCCCGGGACCGGCTGGAGGAACTCGCCGGCGGGGCCCCGGACGCCGTCGTGGAACGGCTGCGCGGGCTGGTGCAGAGCCGCACCAACCTGGCGTGGGAACGGCTCGGGGGCGAGGAGCGGGAGACCCCCTCCCGGGCGTACGGTCGGTTGCGGCAGGAGATGATCGACGCGGAGCGGGAGGTGTTCCGGGCCGCGCGCGACTCCGGGAAGATCCCGGAGGAGGTGCTGGTCCGCGCCTACCGCGACCTGGACCTGGAGGAGTCGTTGCTGCGACAGGAGGCCGACGAGTGAGCTGTGCACACCTGACCGAGGCGGGCGACGCCGAGTTCGCGACCACGACCGAGTGCCCGGACTGCGTGGCCATCGGCAACGACGACTGGGTGCACCTGCGGGGGTGCCTCACCTGCGGGCACGTGGGCTGCTGCGACTCCTCGCCCTACCAGCACGCGACGAAGCACTTCGAGGCCACCGGGCACCCCGTGATGCGCTCGGTCCAGCCCGGCGAGGCCTGGCGGTGGTGCTTCGTCGACGAGGAGATCGGCTGACCGCTCAGCCGAGGCGGCGTTCCAGCACCTGCCCCGGCCACGGCTCGCGGCCCGGCCGCTCGACCGTGAACCGGTCCGTCGCGGTGAAGCCGCAGCCCTCGTAGAACCGGACCAGCGCCCGGTCGTCCCCGCCGTAGCAGTCCACCCGCAGCAGCCCCAGGCCGCGCTCCCGGGCCAGCTCCGCGGCGTACGCGAGCAGGCGCGCCCCGATCCCGTGACCCGCGTACGCCCGGTCGGTCACCAGCAGGTTGACGAACAGCTCGGGCTCGGTGGCCGGCGGCACGTACGCGGTGGCCGACCCCACCACGAGGGCGCCCACCGCGGTGTCGCCGACCATCGCCAGCCACAGCCCGCCGCCGGTCGCCCACGCGTCGGCCTGGGCGATGCGGCGCGGGTCGGCCGACGCGGGCTCGGTGCCCCACTGGCCGGTCCGGCCGCGCGCCACCAGCCAGGCGGTGGCGCTGTCGAGCAGCCGCAGCACGGCGGTGGCGTCGTCCGGGCCGCCGGGGCGGATGGCGATGGTCTGCTGATCCGTCATGCCGGTCATGCTCCTACACCGGCGCGGCGGGACGATCGCCGGTCACCGGCCGGGCCGGCCGCCGGTTCGCCAGCGCCCACCGGGTCAGCGCGGGGGTGGCCAGGCCGACGCCGGAGAAGACCGCCCCGACCGCGAGCCAGCCCGGCACGCCGCCGCCGAGCACCAGCAGCGTGAGCAGAGCCGGACCGAGCGCCCGGGCCAGGCCCGCCAGCATGCCGTCCACCCCCTGGTACGCGCCGATCGCGTCCGGCGGGGCCAGGTCGTACGCGAGACCCGCCCCGGCGGTGCCGTGCCAGAGGTCGCCGAACGTGTAGACCACGGTCGCGGCCAGCAGAACGGCGACCGACGCCGCGGGCGGCAGGCCGGCCGTGGATGCGTACAGCAGCATCGCCGTGGCCAGCACCAGCCCGGCGCGGCGCATCGACCGGGCGGCGCGCGTGGCGTCGTCGGCGCCGCGGGCGAGGCGTACCGCGAGCAGCACGGTGAGCACGGTGTTCGTCAGCAGCACCGCCGACACCACCGGCGGTGGCGCGCCCGCCCGGGTCACCGTCCACAGCGGCACCACGAGCGCGAGCACCGTCCAGTGCAGCGCCAGCACGGCCGACGCGCCGCTGACAGCGAGGAAACGGACGTCCCGCAACGCGGCACCCGGCCGGCGCGGACCGCCGGAAACCTTTCCCCCGCCCGCCGGCGGGTAGGCCGGCAGCCGGAGCAGCAGGGCCGCCGACAGCAGGTAGGTGAGCGCGTTGCCGGCCACCAGCACCTGGTACGCCAGGTGGCTGTCCGCCGCCAGCGCCAACCCGGCCAGCCCGGCCCCCACGGCGATGCCCAGGTTCGCGACCGCACGCAGGGTGGCGAACGCGTGGACGCGGCCCTGCGGTCCGGCGACCGCGGCGACCAGGGCCGCGCGGACCGCCAGGTTGCCGGAGGCGAGCAGCATCTCGAGGATCGCCACCGTGAGGAACACCGGGAAGGAGTCGACCAGCAGGTACGCCGCGGCGGCGAAGCCCTGACCCAACTGGACGAGCGCGCGGAGCGTACGGGGATCCCGCCGGTCGGCCAGCGCGCCCAGCGGCACGCTGGCGGTCAGCCCGACCAGGCCGGCGAGGGTGAGGCCGGCACCGACCGCGGCGGGGGAGAGCCCGACGTCCCGGGTCAGGTAGAGCGCGCCGCCGGTGAGCCAGAGTCCCGAGCCGACGGTGTTGGCCAACGTGGCCAGGGAGAGCGTACGGAGCCGCCCGGGCGGCGGGATCGGCGAGACGCGGGACCAGCGGCTCATTGCGTCACGGGCGGCACGGCCCGGGACACCTCGGTGAGCAGCTCGGCGACCCGGTCGCCCCAGTGCGAGGCGACCACCAGCTCCCGGTCGGGGTCCACCCAGAGCAGGTGCCGGCCGCCGTTCCCGCGGGCGCAGCGCCCCGTCGGTGGCGCGCCGGGCTGCACCCTCCCGGAGTCGTTGCGCCACCAGAGGTAGCCGTAGTCGGGGTTCAGCGGGCACGGCGACCAGGCCCGCCGGATCCACTCGGCGCTGAGCAGGCGGCGGCCCTGCCACGTGCCGCCCGTCCGGTGGACCTCGCCGAGCAGGGCCAGGTCGGCGGCGGAGATCCAGAGCCCGCCGCCCCAGTGCGCCCCGCCGCTCACCACCGGCACCCGGACGCCGTCGATGTCGACGGCCGCGCCCGCGTACCCGTGCCAGGACCAGGACGAGGAGGCGCCGAGCGGGTCGAGCACGGCCTCGCGCAGCACCTCGCCGAGCGGGCGGCGGAACAGCAGGGTCAGCGCCAGGCAGAGCAGGTTGACCCGCACGTCGTTGTACGCCCAGCCGGTGCCCGGCGCGCCCTCCCGCTCGAAGCCCTCCCGGCGGCTCTGCGCGTCCACCGCGGTCGGCTTGCCCCACAGCTCGCCGGTCCAGCCGCTGGTCTGCTGGAGCAGGTGCGCCCAGGTGATCCCGTCGACCCCGAGGCCGGCGAGGAACGGGTGGTCGACGGTGTCCCGCACCGGCGTGTCCGGGTCGAGCAGGCCCCGGTCGAAGGCGACACCGGCGACGGTGGCGACGACCGCCTTGGTGCCGCTGAACAGCATCTCCGGCGTCGCCGGGTCGCCCCAGGTGGCGAGCACCTCGCCCCGGTGCCGGATCACGCCGCTCGCCCCGGTGCCGGGCAGCAGCGGTCCGGTCACCTCGCGGTGTGACTCGTCGGCCACCTGCGCGGCCAGGTAACGCTGCATGTCCTCGATGCCCTCGGTCACCCGGGCGGCCTGCCGGGCGACGGCGGCCCGCACCGCGCCGAGATCCACGTCGACGATCATGGCCTCGACCCTAGGCAGGGCGTCGCCCGGCCGGCCGTCCCGAACCGGGCGACCCCCGTCACACCGGCGGGCGGTAATCCGCTCGCTCAGGTGGGCCGGCTAGGCCAGGGTCGGGGCCGTGACGCGCAGCAGGACCGCCCGGGCCGACGAGTTGACCGAGGTGCAGCGGATCGAGGTGGCCTCCGGCGCCCCGTTCCGGGAGATCGGCATGACCGACGTCGCCGACATGCCACCACTGCCGCTGGACGTGCTGGCCGCCGCCCAGCGCGACGGGCGCGTCCGGGTGGCGGTCGACGGCGCCGACCGGCCGGTCGCCTTCGCGGTGCTCGACCTGGTCGACGGCTGCGCACACGTCCAGCAGCTCAGCGTCGACCCGGCGTACGCCCGGCGGGGGATCGGGCGGGGTCTGCTCGACGAGGCGGCGGGGTGGGCCGCCGGGGCGGGACTGCCGGCGCTGACCCTGACCACGTTCCGCAGCGTGCCGTGGAATGGGCCGTACTACGCCCGCTGCGGGTTCCGCGAGCTGACCGGGGTCGAGGTGACCCCGGGGCTGGCCGGGCTGCTGGCCACCGAGGCCGCGCTCGGGCTGGACCCGGCCGACCGCGTCGCCATGCGCCGACCGGTCGACTGACCCCGCCTCAGCGGGGACCGGGGCGCGCGCCGCCGTACAGGTGCAGCGGGCCGAGCACTGGCAGCCGGTCGACCACCGCCAGGCCGTCGCGCCACTCGATCCACAGTCCCGCCTCATGCACCGCCGACGTCCCCTCCCGTGACTCCTCGACGGGCCGGTAGCCGGTGGCCTCGTCCCGCAACACCTCGTGCACGACGAGCCCGCCGGGCGGGAGCGGCGGCAGCGCGTACCCCTGAGGAACTCTGCCCCGGACGGTGGCCGCGGCGGCGTCCCGGCTGGTCCAGCGCACCCGGATCCGCTGGACCACCAGGCCACTCACGGTCGGGCCAGTTGGTCGCGGCGGCGGGTGAGGTACGCCGTCTCGGCGGTGTTGCCGGCCAGCTCGATGGCCCGGTCGTACGCCGCCCGCGACTCCTCGCTGCGGCCCAGCCGGCGCAGCAGGTCCGCCCGGGTGGCGTGGTAGGCGTGGTAGCCGGCCAGCGGCAGACCGTCCACCTGAGCCAGGGCGACCTCCGGGCCGTCCAGCTCGGCGACCGCGACGGCCCGGTTGAGCCGCACGATCGGCGAGGGGTCGAGGCGGGCCAGCTGGTCGTAGAGCGCGACGATCTGCGACCAGTCGGTGTCGCGGACGTCGGGGGCGTCGGTGTGGACGGCGTTGATCGCGGCGAGGATCTGGTAGCGCCCCGGCGCCTGGCCGGTGGCGAGGCGCGCGCGGACCAGGGCGTGACCCTCGGCGATCAGCTCACGGTCCCACGCGCCGCGGTCCTGCTCGCCGAGGGCGACCAGCTCACCGCTCGCCGACACCCGCGCGGTGCGGCGCGCCTCGGTGAGGAGCATCAGCGCCAGGAGCCCGGCCGCCTCACCGTCCGCCGGCAGCAGGGCTCGGACCAGCCGGGTCAGCCGGATGGCCTCGGCGGTCAGATCGCTGCGGACCGCCGCCTGCCCGGGGTCGGAGGCCAGGTAGCCCTCGTTGAAGATCAGGTAGAGAACGGCGAGCACCCCGGTGACCCGGGCCGGCAGATCCTCGCGCAACGGCACGCCGTAGGGGATCCTCGCCGCCCTGATCTTCTCCTTGGCGCGGGTGATCCGCCGCCCCATGGCGGACTCCTGGACCAGGAACGCGCGGGCGATCTCGGGCACGGTGAGCCCGCCGACCAGCCGCAGGGTCAGCGCGATCCGCGCCTCCATGGCGAGGGCGGGGTGGCAGCAGGTGAAGACGAGGCGGAGCCGGTCGTCGTCGATGGCGCCGAGCGGCTCGGGGGTGTCGGCCAGCATCAACGCCTCCCGGTGCCGTTCCTCGCGCTTGACCTCCCGGCGGAGGCGGTCGATGGCCCTGCGGTGGGCGGTCGTGGTGAGCCAGGCGCCGGGATTCGGCGGGACGCCGTCGACCGGCCAGCGCTCGACGGCGGTCGCGAACGCCTCGGCGGCCATCTCCTCGGCGACGTCGAGGTCCCCGAGGCGCCGGGCCAGGGTGGCGACCACCCGGGCCCACTCCTCGCGGTGGACCCGGGCGAGCACCGCGCCGACGTCGGTCATCAACCCGCGAACGGCCGGAGCTCGACCCTCCGGTTGCAGTGCTTCGACCCGAGGGCGGCGAGCCGGAGCGCCACGTCGAGGTGGGGCGCTTCGACGATCCAGAAGCCGACGACGTGCTCCTTCGACTCCACGTAGGGACCGTCGGTGAACACCGGCTCGCCGTCCCGGCCGTCCACCACGGTGGCCGTGTCCGGCGACGTGAGACCGCCGGCGAAGACCCAGTGGCCGTCGGCCTGCAGCTGTTCGTTGAAGACGTCGATCGCGGCCATCTCCTCCGCGGTGGCGAGGGCGGACGTGTCGTTCAGAACGGACATCAGGTACTGCGCCATCGGGATCATCTCCTGTCGTCGGGTGGCCGCCCGCTCGGGCCGCCGTTCACCCCTGCTACGAACGTCGCCGCCCCGATCCGACACGCGCCGCCGGACTCAGTGTGCCCCCTGCGGTTCGACAAGCCGACGCCCGCGATCACCAGCACCGGAACGCCGAGTCAGTGCGCGCCGCCGAGGTTGAGCACCACCACCCCG is from Micromonospora terminaliae and encodes:
- a CDS encoding UBP-type zinc finger domain-containing protein, encoding MSCAHLTEAGDAEFATTTECPDCVAIGNDDWVHLRGCLTCGHVGCCDSSPYQHATKHFEATGHPVMRSVQPGEAWRWCFVDEEIG
- a CDS encoding EcsC family protein — encoded protein: MTDPAPVDGEPTLPPKPAAPVEAPEAPPARLWDRMRDDPQYAPEHLALEAVRRLGPEAAQWAERERAQRPDVPTDELADQAVRKFVNHARLSGAVSGAAGLPGAVIDVGVLAWTQARLVLHVAAAYGVDPVHPDRATDLLVLQRVHKVAESARLALGVAAGRERAGALFGMGGQNPLGRVMLQLGVRLARMAGVRAAKRVFAKVIPGAAIILGTWANSSATRDLADRARALYRGGPRQLPGPRRP
- a CDS encoding DUF6343 family protein — translated: MTRSQPRRRVNAAYSALNLRLVLALFGLVTMTVFAVLAFAAGVTWLGVVCAILAAVAVVDLVVIQRRRAARHREEPGARHSLFE
- a CDS encoding TIGR03885 family FMN-dependent LLM class oxidoreductase, with the translated sequence MTVFGFHASHEQIHPAKLLAAVTHAERAGFDAAMSSDHFSPWSARQGHSGFAWSWLGAALQATNLPFGVVNAPGQRYHPAIIAQAIGTLAAMYPGRFWAALGTGEASNEHITGGGWPRKDVRAARLRECVDVIRALLAGEEVSHDGLVTVDRAKLWTRPEQPPALIGAAVSVETARWCAEWADGLITVNAPVAHLRRMIDAYRDAGGRGPLHLQVHVSWAPDQAEAEAVAYDQWRSNVFAPPVCWDLELADHFDAVSEDVPLEKVTSVVNVSADLGRHVGWLEEYVALGFDQIALHHVGQEQRAFIDTFGTEVLPKLRTAS
- a CDS encoding antibiotic biosynthesis monooxygenase, producing MTTTHAVPVTVAVSRRADPARTDEMVAWIRAGTALAESFPGFLGAGFVRSAPGSPEWHVMYRFANQDTLRGWEDSPQRHWWLTSAQGIVEHTRVERRTGIEGWFDPPVDHVVETFAAGDAEPATPAAPPRWKQAVTIWLAFFPLSLTATLLTARFLADVPLAARTLLMTLCLTPLMTYLVLPRITRALQWWLHGQPAPWRR
- a CDS encoding peptidase M23; this encodes MRDDGTLDDQYGPDGSADRSDDTPSIVQLTPCTEAPTARGSLRTRFNALLNPFAARPGRTKMAMATGAVCCLGLVGGFTQIGARPAGDTPNPAASAEMAERAAVDAASRGLARESTAPATPSASPSATPSATAKPKPKAKPKPRRIVPVAGLDQTQMNNAKKIVQAGREMGVPRRGLVIAVATAMQESTLLNYASAVLPESQNYPHQAIGWDHDSVGLFQQRPSSGWGTVEELMDPEYATKAFLSALEEIPGWQDLPLTVAAQTVQVSAFPDAYAQHEWRANAVVKEILG
- a CDS encoding GNAT family N-acetyltransferase, which encodes MTDQQTIAIRPGGPDDATAVLRLLDSATAWLVARGRTGQWGTEPASADPRRIAQADAWATGGGLWLAMVGDTAVGALVVGSATAYVPPATEPELFVNLLVTDRAYAGHGIGARLLAYAAELARERGLGLLRVDCYGGDDRALVRFYEGCGFTATDRFTVERPGREPWPGQVLERRLG
- a CDS encoding NADP-dependent succinic semialdehyde dehydrogenase — encoded protein: MPIATTNPATGQVLKTYDPMSDEQIDAAIERADLAFRQLHGTTIAERGRWMIAAADLLEAERDETARLMTTEMGKTYAAAKAEVTKCAIACRFYADNAPRMLADEPADAAAVKAKRAYVRHQPIGPVLAVMPWNFPLWQVMRFAAPALMAGNTGLLKHASNVPQTALYLEELFRRAGFPEGAFTTLLVGSDAVDRILSDPRVRAATLTGSERAGRSIAQIAGRELKKTVLELGGSDPFVVMPSADLDKAAEVATTARCQNNGQSCIAAKRFIVHTDVFDAFAEKFAARMSALRVGDPMDGNTDVGPLASEGGRDEIHAQVQDAVDNGATVLCGGEKPSGEGWYYPPTVVTDLRPGMRMWSEEVFGPVAGLYRVGSYEEAIEVANGTNFGLGSNAWTSDPAEQERFAVDLDAGNVFINGMTTSYPELPFGGVKNSGYGRELSAVGMREFCNTKTVWVGKGEAGAGAGSHSE
- a CDS encoding Na+/H+ antiporter; the encoded protein is MEALIEVVVFLAIATFGAALARRLGLLAPILLVVLGLGLSFVPGFPEVRLDPELVLVGILPPLLYVAALKTSVPAFRLNLRPILLLAVGLVLFTAFVVGTVVHLILPGVPYSICLALGAVVAPPDAIAATAVARRVGLPRRVVTILEGESLVNDATALVLLRVAVAAATAAGGHVGVGAVAREVLVSAGGGVLVGLLGVVVFGALHKRITDPVLDNALSLIVPFAVVFAAEEIHASGVVAVVVTGLGIGHKQPLLMSAASRLQVGAFWRLIQFLLEGLVFLLVGLQLPEVLRDLDEPAGRLVGVTAAVLAAVVLARFVWLLPATYLGRLVPRARRRETSTPVQVPLVIGWAGMRGVVTLAAALALPLTLADDRAYPRQLFIWLAFAVIVVTLVAQGATLPAVARAAKLPPDDPVQDALSAAAVQQQASRAARDRLEELAGGAPDAVVERLRGLVQSRTNLAWERLGGEERETPSRAYGRLRQEMIDAEREVFRAARDSGKIPEEVLVRAYRDLDLEESLLRQEADE